A region of Candidatus Aegiribacteria sp. DNA encodes the following proteins:
- a CDS encoding uracil-DNA glycosylase, with product MSCTDKSKTGKAGKSDPFWNSVASFDLDEIFVLPGWISKLRGERNTSDRDIISVSIDSELEALKTRVGDCSGCRLSAERNSIVFGGGNPAAGIVIIGEGPGANEDKLGKPFVGRAGKLLDRILAAIDLDRTSVFITNIVKCRPPGNRTPSKDEVAACLWILEEQIKIMNPGVILTLGAPASRTIIGSTDGIGKLRGSIHRYGEIPVIPTYHPAALLRTDALRRPVWEDMKMLKQLLLELGLPRTEKDQA from the coding sequence ATGAGCTGCACCGATAAAAGCAAGACCGGAAAAGCCGGAAAGTCTGACCCGTTCTGGAATTCTGTTGCGAGTTTTGATCTTGATGAGATATTTGTACTGCCAGGGTGGATCAGTAAACTTCGCGGAGAGCGGAATACTTCTGATAGAGATATCATCTCTGTAAGTATAGATTCCGAATTGGAGGCTCTTAAGACAAGAGTTGGCGATTGTTCGGGTTGTCGCTTAAGTGCCGAGCGGAACTCAATTGTATTCGGAGGCGGTAATCCTGCTGCCGGGATAGTAATCATTGGTGAGGGCCCGGGTGCGAATGAAGACAAGCTGGGAAAACCTTTTGTGGGAAGAGCAGGAAAACTTCTTGACAGGATTCTGGCGGCGATTGACCTTGATAGAACCTCTGTATTCATTACGAATATCGTGAAATGCAGACCGCCGGGTAACAGAACACCATCGAAGGATGAAGTGGCCGCCTGTCTGTGGATACTTGAGGAACAGATTAAGATCATGAACCCTGGTGTTATTCTAACTCTGGGGGCTCCAGCAAGCAGAACCATCATTGGAAGCACAGATGGAATTGGTAAGCTCCGGGGTTCAATTCACAGATATGGAGAGATACCGGTTATTCCCACATACCATCCGGCTGCTCTATTGCGAACAGATGCGCTCAGGAGACCGGTGTGGGAGGATATGAAGATGTTAAAACAGCTTTTACTGGAACTTGGACTTCCTCGAACTGAAAAGGATCAGGCATGA
- the dnaB gene encoding replicative DNA helicase: MTDQQGQRPPHSPDAEKSVLGAMLLDQELAVEALDALNTQDFFDRKHRRIFQACRDLDARNSVTDMVTVSEELSRKKMLEEAGGIEYLASLTDDIPLLSNVLQYIRIIKDKAMLRQLLKVSRENIQEVLEGTAEVKDVLDSAASKIMAITESCTMGEFKPISQLVSRGIEDLEELRNTKGFVTGLSTGFNELDRMTTGFHPGELIILAARPGIGKTSMALNMATHIARETDRAVAIFSLEMSDTMLTQRMLCADAHIGTKPIIEGTLAQEHWYELQAAADRLQRMKIFIDDSASIGSMDIRAKVRSLKRREDLCMVFVDYLQLMRGEGENRQQEIARISGDLKALSKEMELPVMALSQLSRMATKRSGSPRLSDLRESGAIEQDADLVMFLHQPDIHIEQDEEYEAEVDYLRRETILKIGKQRNGPLGIVNLIFRADITRFFPVDSEGFEK, from the coding sequence ATGACAGATCAGCAGGGGCAGCGTCCCCCACATAGCCCTGACGCTGAGAAAAGCGTACTTGGAGCCATGCTTCTTGATCAGGAACTAGCCGTTGAGGCTCTGGATGCCTTGAATACGCAGGATTTTTTCGACAGAAAGCATCGAAGAATTTTCCAGGCCTGCCGTGATCTTGACGCAAGGAACAGTGTAACTGACATGGTTACGGTAAGTGAAGAACTTTCGCGGAAAAAAATGCTGGAGGAAGCTGGAGGTATTGAATATCTTGCATCCCTTACTGATGATATTCCTCTTCTCTCAAACGTGCTTCAGTATATCAGGATTATCAAGGACAAAGCAATGCTGCGTCAGCTGCTCAAGGTCAGCAGAGAGAATATTCAGGAAGTGCTTGAAGGCACCGCGGAAGTGAAGGATGTGCTTGATAGCGCAGCCAGTAAAATTATGGCGATTACCGAATCGTGCACAATGGGGGAATTCAAACCAATTTCGCAGCTGGTGTCCAGAGGGATTGAGGATCTTGAGGAACTGCGGAATACAAAAGGGTTTGTTACAGGACTGTCCACCGGTTTTAACGAGCTTGACAGAATGACAACAGGATTCCATCCGGGGGAACTCATAATCCTGGCTGCCCGACCCGGAATCGGGAAAACCAGTATGGCTCTCAATATGGCAACTCACATCGCACGGGAGACAGATAGAGCTGTCGCCATATTCAGCCTGGAAATGTCCGACACCATGCTGACACAGAGAATGCTCTGCGCAGACGCTCATATTGGAACCAAACCGATCATTGAAGGAACACTTGCGCAGGAACACTGGTATGAACTTCAGGCAGCCGCTGACAGGCTTCAGCGGATGAAGATATTTATCGATGATTCTGCCAGTATTGGCTCAATGGACATCCGAGCGAAAGTTAGAAGTCTCAAAAGACGGGAAGATCTGTGCATGGTCTTCGTGGATTATCTCCAGCTCATGCGTGGAGAAGGAGAGAACCGGCAGCAGGAGATTGCAAGAATATCCGGTGATCTCAAAGCTCTGTCCAAGGAGATGGAGTTACCTGTGATGGCCCTTTCTCAGCTCAGCAGGATGGCAACAAAGCGCTCTGGTTCTCCAAGACTCAGCGATCTTAGGGAAAGCGGAGCGATAGAGCAGGATGCCGACCTGGTTATGTTCCTGCATCAGCCTGATATACACATCGAACAGGACGAGGAATATGAAGCTGAGGTTGACTATCTACGAAGAGAAACAATATTGAAGATAGGAAAACAGAGAAACGGTCCTCTCGGAATTGTAAATCTGATATTCAGGGCTGACATAACTCGTTTCTTTCCGGTGGATTCAGAAGGATTCGAGAAGTAG
- the radA gene encoding DNA repair protein RadA — translation MAKKKTQFICNECGGSSPAWSGRCPHCDSWNTMVEEVVVKSERKYVNQQNICPVPLTEIPEISGERLQSGIEELDRVLGGGVLKSSVNLIGGEPGIGKSTLMIQLSAKLAEAGEEVLYSTGEESAEQIAGRARRTGSMNEKVTILPATDLDLVLGNLVNSGSSVLIVDSIQTLYSPDLSSAPGSVSQVRHCTSEIIRTCKSRGITAFIVGHITKAGSLAGPKVLEHLVDAVIYFEGEGDRLYRLLRAAKNRFGSTNELGIFEMTADGLISVSEASAYFLRRDDARRTGTVVTAIIEGTRPFLVEVQALTSTTRYGYPQRSVNGMDSRRLPMLLAVLEKRCGMDLGNQDVYVNVAGGASLADPGADLGVCLAVASSRLDKPVRKGITVSSEIGLGGELRPVIHFDLRLRETLNLGFKTLAGASDNTKNAGNGAEGYLNLFDSIESLLSDSSEEGGNWL, via the coding sequence TTGGCCAAGAAGAAGACCCAATTCATCTGTAACGAATGCGGCGGCAGTTCTCCTGCATGGTCTGGAAGATGTCCGCATTGCGATTCATGGAACACAATGGTTGAGGAAGTGGTTGTCAAATCTGAAAGGAAATATGTCAATCAGCAGAACATCTGCCCAGTACCATTAACAGAGATACCGGAGATATCAGGAGAAAGACTGCAATCCGGAATTGAAGAGCTTGACAGGGTTCTTGGGGGTGGAGTACTCAAAAGTTCGGTTAACCTCATTGGGGGAGAACCGGGGATAGGAAAGAGTACTCTGATGATTCAACTCTCAGCAAAACTGGCTGAAGCGGGAGAGGAAGTCCTGTATTCAACAGGCGAGGAATCTGCGGAACAAATTGCCGGAAGAGCAAGAAGAACCGGATCCATGAATGAGAAAGTCACCATTCTTCCGGCGACTGATCTCGATCTTGTACTGGGGAATCTGGTTAATTCCGGAAGCTCAGTGCTTATTGTCGATTCAATTCAGACACTTTATTCGCCAGATCTTTCCAGTGCCCCAGGGTCTGTTTCCCAGGTCAGACACTGTACTTCAGAGATTATCAGAACGTGTAAGTCACGGGGAATAACCGCATTCATTGTGGGGCATATAACCAAGGCAGGTTCTCTGGCCGGGCCAAAAGTTCTTGAGCATCTGGTGGATGCGGTAATTTACTTTGAGGGAGAGGGCGATCGTTTGTACCGTCTTCTCAGAGCCGCGAAAAACAGATTCGGCTCAACAAATGAACTAGGTATTTTTGAAATGACGGCTGATGGGCTGATAAGTGTCAGTGAAGCCTCCGCTTACTTTCTTAGAAGGGATGATGCCAGAAGAACTGGGACTGTTGTTACCGCGATCATAGAAGGTACGAGACCGTTCCTTGTGGAAGTTCAGGCTCTGACAAGTACTACAAGATACGGGTATCCGCAGAGGAGCGTAAACGGTATGGATTCCCGCAGACTTCCAATGCTTCTTGCGGTTCTTGAGAAAAGATGCGGGATGGATCTCGGTAATCAGGATGTCTATGTAAATGTTGCCGGAGGAGCAAGTCTTGCGGATCCGGGAGCTGATCTTGGTGTCTGTCTGGCTGTTGCTTCCAGCAGACTTGATAAACCGGTAAGAAAAGGTATCACCGTAAGCAGTGAAATAGGGCTTGGTGGTGAACTCAGACCGGTAATCCATTTCGATTTGAGATTGAGGGAAACTCTCAATCTGGGATTCAAAACGCTGGCAGGAGCCTCTGACAACACCAAGAATGCCGGTAATGGAGCTGAAGGCTATCTTAATTTATTTGATTCAATAGAGAGCCTTCTCTCAGATAGTTCAGAAGAAGGAGGAAATTGGTTATGA
- the ispD gene encoding 2-C-methyl-D-erythritol 4-phosphate cytidylyltransferase gives MQRKTWGTVIVAAGTGSRFASDIPKQFLKLRGKPLIDWSIDTFSSIASISEIVVVLPQDEDLWKPFWKPSEKIRIVPGSIRRQDSVQEGLRALDSHMWVLVHDAARPLVSAGVIQRVMKGTEETGAAVPVVSVRDTVKRISSESFVSGTVPRDDLKMSQTPQGFRLDILEEVLSSATDVTDECSAMEQAGHEILAVNGDIRNMKLTDPSDFAIVESLISEKTESRNGIGLDFHPFVKGRPLLVGGCRIDGNMGLSGHSDGDAVLHAIADALLSASRLGDIGILFPSEDEKWKNADSAELHFKRRMDYQTDRCYRYFRFAQNRSCPR, from the coding sequence ATGCAAAGAAAAACCTGGGGAACCGTAATTGTTGCTGCAGGGACAGGGTCAAGATTTGCCTCCGATATACCCAAGCAGTTTCTTAAACTTCGAGGTAAACCTCTGATTGACTGGTCAATAGATACGTTTTCCAGTATAGCGTCGATCAGTGAAATCGTAGTTGTATTACCTCAGGATGAAGATCTGTGGAAACCATTCTGGAAACCTTCAGAAAAAATAAGGATTGTGCCTGGCAGCATACGCAGGCAGGATTCTGTTCAGGAGGGTTTGAGGGCACTGGATTCTCATATGTGGGTTCTGGTTCATGATGCCGCGCGTCCTCTTGTATCCGCAGGGGTTATTCAGCGGGTCATGAAGGGAACAGAGGAGACCGGAGCAGCAGTGCCAGTGGTATCAGTCAGAGATACAGTTAAGAGAATATCTTCTGAAAGCTTTGTCAGCGGAACTGTTCCAAGAGACGATCTGAAAATGAGCCAGACACCTCAGGGATTCAGACTGGATATACTTGAAGAAGTTCTTTCCTCTGCAACAGACGTTACAGACGAGTGTTCTGCGATGGAACAGGCCGGTCACGAGATTCTTGCAGTTAATGGAGATATTAGGAACATGAAGCTTACCGATCCATCTGATTTCGCGATTGTTGAGTCGCTTATATCTGAAAAGACAGAATCACGTAACGGAATCGGACTCGATTTCCATCCCTTTGTCAAAGGCAGACCTCTCCTTGTCGGAGGATGCAGAATTGATGGAAACATGGGACTTTCAGGACATTCCGATGGTGATGCCGTGTTACATGCCATTGCCGATGCGCTCCTCTCCGCCTCCAGGCTTGGAGATATCGGTATTCTTTTCCCGTCGGAAGATGAGAAATGGAAAAACGCGGACAGCGCGGAACTTCATTTCAAGAGACGGATGGATTATCAGACAGATCGATGTTACCGTTATTTCCGATTTGCCCAGAATCGCTCCTGTCCGAGATAA
- a CDS encoding 2-C-methyl-D-erythritol 2,4-cyclodiphosphate synthase, translating into MRNGKTRTARNFISRDGWIIRQIDVTVISDLPRIAPVRDKIISRIAGILNVSPETIWVKGTTTNTLGDIGKGKGLGCMVMAIVTRSIPEAASESPGNQ; encoded by the coding sequence ATGAGAAATGGAAAAACGCGGACAGCGCGGAACTTCATTTCAAGAGACGGATGGATTATCAGACAGATCGATGTTACCGTTATTTCCGATTTGCCCAGAATCGCTCCTGTCCGAGATAAAATAATCAGCAGGATTGCAGGAATACTGAATGTCAGTCCGGAAACAATCTGGGTGAAAGGCACAACAACAAACACTCTCGGAGATATTGGTAAAGGTAAGGGGCTGGGCTGCATGGTCATGGCAATTGTCACCCGCTCCATTCCCGAAGCAGCATCTGAAAGTCCGGGAAATCAGTGA
- a CDS encoding DedA family protein, which translates to MIEYILEYLANNPPGIWAGPLLGIIAFIETLFPPLPGDVLFVVLAGWAMIGGLSLILAISFGVAGCFFASCILFFIGHAPGRKFVDGWLSRKVNPIRVEKAKLLIRKHGPVILAGSRFIPGVRSLLVLMAGTSGMRFTVAALPVAISAIAWYVILSIAGSILGNNLEAVEGFMRQFEVWIWGLLGIVFIVFMLLRRFCRKGQQE; encoded by the coding sequence GTGATAGAGTATATTCTTGAATATCTGGCGAACAACCCACCCGGAATCTGGGCCGGACCACTGCTTGGAATAATCGCCTTTATTGAGACTTTATTTCCACCGCTTCCTGGAGATGTTCTATTCGTTGTCCTGGCAGGCTGGGCAATGATCGGTGGTCTTTCTCTCATTCTCGCAATTTCATTCGGGGTAGCCGGGTGTTTTTTCGCAAGTTGCATTCTGTTCTTCATCGGGCATGCACCCGGCAGGAAATTCGTGGATGGATGGCTTTCCAGGAAGGTTAATCCCATACGTGTGGAGAAAGCAAAATTACTGATCAGGAAACACGGACCAGTTATTCTTGCAGGAAGCCGATTCATTCCCGGGGTAAGATCCCTGCTCGTTCTAATGGCGGGAACGAGCGGTATGCGATTTACCGTGGCAGCTCTGCCTGTAGCGATAAGCGCAATTGCGTGGTATGTCATTCTTTCGATTGCCGGTTCAATACTCGGTAATAATCTGGAAGCTGTTGAAGGATTCATGAGACAGTTTGAAGTGTGGATATGGGGTCTTCTTGGTATCGTATTTATCGTTTTCATGTTGTTGAGAAGATTTTGCAGGAAAGGACAACAGGAATGA
- the glgA gene encoding glycogen synthase GlgA, translated as MKILFAAAEAYPFASTGGLSGVTGSLPVALERAGHDVSLIMPFYRDIRNLDNYEWDKTQFSTSAGEKFGLARTVFPRSNVPVYLVSKDEYFDRPGIYCTSDGEAYSDSVSRYGFFCRAVVSFQENLEKTPDILHCHDWQTGLVPAYVRNFRKPAVVFTVHNMHYQGNFSPEEFSTTFLPWSLYTVDGLEYFGTFSFLKSGIVFSDYITTVSSSYAKEIQTPPFGENMDGLFRRRSNSLTGILNGIDYEVWDPSNDSSIAANYSARSIGPRKICRNELIKRHNLKYNPDGMIIGIVSRFTGQKGLDLLFPIVGKLIREGLNFVILGTGEKQYMEKFKKLSKKNPGKVSVTLDYNEEMARSIFAGCDLFVMPSRFEPCGLAQMMAMRYGAVPLVRKTGGLADTVIDEKDNGFGFVFDDADPDELLRAVLRAKGLFENRRKWTWLKKKCMKQDNSWNNRAEPYKQIYKKAIDVRRER; from the coding sequence ATGAAGATTCTATTTGCCGCTGCGGAAGCGTATCCATTCGCAAGTACAGGAGGGCTTTCAGGTGTAACAGGATCTCTCCCCGTTGCACTGGAACGCGCTGGTCATGATGTAAGTCTGATAATGCCCTTCTATCGTGATATCAGGAATCTGGATAACTATGAGTGGGATAAAACGCAGTTCTCCACTTCAGCTGGAGAGAAATTCGGTCTTGCGAGAACCGTGTTTCCCAGAAGTAATGTTCCAGTATATCTTGTAAGCAAGGATGAGTATTTCGACAGGCCAGGTATTTACTGTACCAGTGATGGAGAAGCCTATTCAGATAGTGTGTCCAGATACGGTTTTTTCTGCAGAGCAGTTGTTTCCTTTCAGGAAAACCTTGAAAAAACTCCGGACATACTGCATTGCCATGACTGGCAGACTGGTCTGGTGCCGGCTTACGTTCGGAATTTTCGCAAACCTGCTGTTGTATTCACGGTTCATAACATGCATTACCAGGGGAACTTTTCCCCAGAGGAATTCTCTACTACATTCCTGCCATGGTCTCTCTATACAGTAGATGGATTGGAATATTTTGGAACTTTCAGTTTCCTCAAATCGGGAATTGTTTTTTCCGATTATATAACTACAGTCAGCAGTTCGTATGCAAAGGAAATCCAGACACCGCCATTCGGTGAAAACATGGATGGATTATTCCGCAGACGCTCGAACAGTCTGACAGGGATACTGAATGGAATCGATTACGAAGTCTGGGATCCGTCCAATGATTCCTCCATTGCAGCGAATTACAGCGCGCGATCCATTGGTCCGAGAAAAATTTGCAGGAACGAGCTTATCAAAAGGCATAATCTGAAATACAATCCTGATGGAATGATCATCGGAATTGTGTCCAGGTTCACCGGGCAAAAGGGGCTGGACCTGCTTTTTCCAATCGTCGGTAAACTTATCAGGGAAGGTTTGAATTTCGTCATTCTTGGGACCGGGGAAAAGCAATACATGGAGAAATTCAAAAAACTCTCAAAAAAGAATCCCGGCAAAGTTTCTGTTACTCTGGATTATAATGAAGAGATGGCTCGCTCGATATTCGCGGGATGTGATCTTTTCGTCATGCCAAGCAGATTTGAACCTTGCGGGCTTGCGCAGATGATGGCCATGCGGTATGGAGCCGTACCTCTTGTCAGAAAGACCGGCGGACTTGCCGACACAGTAATCGATGAGAAAGACAACGGTTTCGGCTTTGTTTTTGATGATGCTGATCCTGACGAACTGTTAAGAGCTGTCCTCCGAGCAAAGGGGCTGTTTGAGAACAGGCGCAAGTGGACATGGCTGAAGAAAAAATGCATGAAGCAGGATAATTCCTGGAACAACAGGGCTGAACCGTACAAACAGATATACAAAAAGGCAATTGATGTAAGGAGGGAAAGATAA
- a CDS encoding TolC family protein: MRKVSIFLLLMVSVLFGQDDSLVLDLSGWVQLAFENSPDLDRSSADLFSADAAVSSSKSFLWPSLTFNSSAGHSWSSTPDMAGGYTDMDNSSWSLSAGLSQEILASGGSSWLRLSGSRHAREASRFDLDQARLDLTMDVIEAYYGVIESIGLCATAEKALDRTNEQMRRIQSLYDLGAATNLELIQTEVQQSRDSLTLLQRKQAVANAYALLHQTVGLVGSNTSVNTAAVLRPISVRSAINIDINLSRNISLAAARERLIEVELSHEAYKRSYWPSLNASGNWSWNNDELDFDDFTDRDSWSVSLTLSWTLFDGFSRESRIQSSRASVLRQQASFELLDNSLRTAVLTRQNDLISSIETWQLSLELLNQAEEQLRLSMMSYDLGSLSLLDLLDAQSGVSDAEATVESAIATSLIAEARLFVLLGQAPRTGE, from the coding sequence ATGAGAAAAGTCTCAATATTTCTGCTCTTAATGGTCTCAGTGCTGTTCGGACAGGATGATTCGCTTGTTTTGGACCTTTCCGGCTGGGTTCAGCTTGCTTTTGAGAATTCTCCTGATCTGGACAGGTCATCAGCGGATCTATTTTCTGCGGATGCAGCAGTATCCTCCTCAAAATCATTTCTTTGGCCCTCACTCACATTCAATTCTTCGGCAGGGCATTCATGGAGTTCAACACCTGATATGGCCGGAGGCTATACTGATATGGACAACTCCTCCTGGTCATTATCAGCCGGTCTCTCCCAGGAGATTCTGGCGAGCGGAGGCAGCAGCTGGCTTCGACTGTCCGGAAGCAGGCATGCCAGAGAAGCGTCCAGATTTGATCTTGACCAGGCCAGACTGGATCTGACCATGGATGTGATAGAAGCTTATTATGGTGTGATAGAATCCATCGGGCTCTGCGCTACAGCTGAGAAAGCTCTTGATAGAACCAATGAACAGATGCGAAGGATTCAGTCTCTGTATGATCTTGGAGCCGCAACGAATCTTGAATTAATACAGACTGAGGTTCAACAGAGCCGTGACAGTCTTACACTGCTTCAGAGAAAGCAGGCAGTGGCGAATGCCTATGCCCTTCTGCATCAGACAGTAGGACTCGTAGGTTCTAACACCTCGGTCAATACAGCTGCGGTTCTTCGACCGATATCAGTTAGATCAGCAATCAACATTGATATTAATCTGTCCAGGAACATTTCGCTTGCAGCTGCAAGAGAAAGACTTATTGAAGTAGAGCTTTCACATGAGGCGTACAAGCGGTCATACTGGCCATCGCTGAACGCAAGCGGAAACTGGAGCTGGAATAATGATGAACTCGATTTTGACGACTTCACCGACAGAGACAGCTGGAGTGTTTCTCTGACACTGAGCTGGACTTTGTTTGATGGTTTCAGCAGAGAAAGCAGAATTCAGTCATCCAGAGCTTCCGTTCTAAGGCAGCAGGCATCATTTGAATTACTTGACAATTCGCTCAGAACTGCTGTATTGACTCGGCAGAACGATTTGATCAGTTCTATTGAAACCTGGCAGTTGTCTCTGGAACTTCTGAATCAGGCAGAAGAACAACTCCGGCTTTCGATGATGAGTTATGACCTGGGCAGTCTTTCCCTTCTGGATCTGCTTGATGCTCAGTCAGGAGTATCTGATGCTGAAGCTACTGTTGAATCGGCAATAGCGACAAGTCTTATCGCTGAAGCCAGGCTTTTCGTTCTTCTTGGACAGGCACCAAGAACAGGAGAATAA
- the fabD gene encoding ACP S-malonyltransferase — MGRLAFLFPGQASQSVGMDSYLREYPDAVDFLNRINEMTGVLGLSDIISNGPSEILTRTDNVQPAITMISISIMNVLVAAGVKPEGTAGHSLGEYSALVTAGVLLPGIAAKLTRIRGELMQQCANRHPGGMLALIGIELDVARKCVEEASSIGPVGIANVNADGQVVISGANDALEKAGKLCKAAGARRVIPLKVSGAWHSPLMKDAAKGLECALDDAGFYEPEIPVVANVTAALIKSGDEAKQLLKEQVTSPVLWADSIKKMQSNGFDTFIEVGPGQVLQGLLKRVEGVTIYGTHDKEALDKTLSEFT; from the coding sequence ATGGGCAGACTTGCATTTCTATTTCCAGGTCAGGCTTCACAGAGCGTTGGTATGGATTCCTATCTGAGGGAATATCCCGATGCTGTTGATTTTCTGAACAGAATCAATGAAATGACTGGTGTTCTAGGTTTAAGTGACATCATATCTAACGGTCCTTCTGAAATTCTGACTCGAACCGATAATGTTCAGCCTGCTATTACAATGATCAGTATCTCCATCATGAATGTACTGGTGGCTGCGGGAGTCAAACCTGAGGGAACCGCTGGTCACAGCCTTGGGGAGTATTCGGCTCTTGTGACAGCAGGAGTCCTTCTCCCCGGAATTGCTGCGAAACTCACCCGTATCAGAGGCGAGCTTATGCAGCAGTGTGCCAACAGGCACCCCGGAGGAATGCTCGCTCTCATCGGCATCGAACTGGATGTTGCCAGGAAATGTGTTGAGGAAGCATCCTCGATTGGACCTGTCGGAATTGCGAATGTGAATGCCGACGGGCAGGTTGTCATTTCCGGCGCGAATGATGCGCTGGAAAAAGCTGGAAAACTGTGCAAGGCAGCCGGGGCCCGTCGAGTAATACCCTTGAAAGTATCGGGAGCATGGCACTCACCATTAATGAAGGATGCCGCTAAAGGGCTTGAATGCGCTCTGGATGATGCCGGATTCTACGAACCTGAAATCCCGGTTGTAGCAAATGTAACCGCTGCTCTTATAAAGAGCGGGGACGAGGCCAAACAGCTGCTCAAGGAGCAGGTTACTTCACCGGTTCTCTGGGCTGATTCCATAAAGAAGATGCAGAGCAATGGTTTCGATACTTTCATTGAGGTCGGTCCGGGGCAGGTTCTCCAGGGACTTCTCAAACGAGTAGAAGGTGTAACTATATATGGCACTCACGATAAAGAAGCTCTGGACAAGACTCTATCTGAGTTTACATGA
- the thiD gene encoding bifunctional hydroxymethylpyrimidine kinase/phosphomethylpyrimidine kinase, with amino-acid sequence MKSEDIRPVLLLAGGTDPSGGAGLGADLKTAAVMGIHGCPVVTALTVQNSGNVLSWEAIPSDTVAAQIRAICTDGPVSAVKSGMFGTAENASVLSETLNSDLRNVTYILDPVLTAGGGYSLADSRLLEALKYRLIPLSTLCTPNLDEAEILTGITIRNKQDMEKAGETLLRMGAKAVLVKGGHIKGEPEDVLISGKKNIWFRGSRITPDNIHGTGCTLATSCAALLALGFPIEDAVHEARLFVRRVIARNFRRRSGNIPGHFPEAGPLPSKTDGNSFYLPPAFCGECGSPLQQSPGENGHLHCGFCGYIHYRNPLPAVALIVHDEDRILLVKRAVPPKKDMLSLPGGFLETGETPLECGLRELMEETSLELTDSRLFGLETDITAYGGILLVAFEVIGWKGTAKPGDDASAVKWVPIREVPHLAFEAHNKLVKQLQNMI; translated from the coding sequence ATGAAATCTGAAGATATTCGCCCTGTACTGCTTCTTGCCGGAGGAACCGATCCAAGCGGTGGTGCCGGATTAGGAGCAGATCTGAAGACAGCTGCTGTAATGGGTATCCACGGATGCCCGGTTGTAACAGCCTTGACAGTCCAGAACAGTGGAAACGTTCTTTCCTGGGAAGCAATTCCTTCAGATACAGTAGCAGCCCAGATAAGAGCAATATGTACTGATGGACCCGTCAGCGCAGTTAAATCAGGAATGTTCGGAACTGCGGAGAATGCCTCAGTCCTATCAGAAACTCTCAACAGCGATCTGCGGAATGTTACTTACATACTCGATCCCGTTCTGACAGCAGGCGGTGGATACTCTCTTGCGGACAGCAGGCTTCTTGAGGCACTGAAATACAGGCTTATACCGTTATCAACTCTATGCACACCAAATCTTGATGAAGCAGAAATCCTTACAGGCATCACGATCAGAAACAAGCAGGACATGGAGAAAGCCGGGGAAACACTCCTCCGGATGGGAGCAAAAGCAGTTCTGGTTAAAGGGGGACACATCAAGGGAGAACCTGAAGATGTTCTTATCAGCGGTAAGAAAAATATCTGGTTCAGAGGAAGCAGGATTACGCCGGATAACATTCACGGAACCGGTTGTACTCTGGCAACTTCATGCGCGGCTCTACTGGCTTTGGGATTTCCCATTGAAGATGCCGTTCATGAAGCAAGATTGTTTGTCAGACGGGTGATTGCCAGAAACTTCAGGCGAAGGAGCGGTAATATTCCGGGGCATTTTCCTGAGGCTGGTCCGCTGCCTTCAAAAACGGATGGAAATTCCTTCTACCTTCCTCCAGCTTTCTGCGGAGAGTGCGGCTCTCCCCTTCAGCAGTCACCTGGAGAAAATGGGCATCTACATTGCGGATTCTGCGGATACATTCATTACAGGAACCCATTACCCGCAGTCGCTCTGATTGTCCACGATGAAGATCGCATTCTGCTGGTAAAGAGAGCTGTACCACCAAAGAAGGATATGCTGTCTCTCCCCGGCGGATTTCTTGAAACCGGTGAGACTCCTCTTGAATGCGGATTGCGGGAACTGATGGAAGAAACCAGTCTTGAACTGACGGACAGCCGCCTTTTCGGGCTGGAAACAGATATTACAGCTTACGGTGGAATTCTGCTTGTCGCATTCGAAGTAATTGGTTGGAAAGGTACGGCAAAACCGGGTGATGATGCTTCAGCAGTGAAATGGGTTCCAATAAGGGAAGTACCTCATCTTGCCTTCGAAGCGCATAATAAATTGGTAAAGCAGTTACAGAATATGATTTGA